In the Sediminispirochaeta bajacaliforniensis DSM 16054 genome, one interval contains:
- a CDS encoding sugar phosphate isomerase/epimerase family protein encodes MELCYNLQTCSGTSTIEKDLSLCAKVGFSSIEIDFAKAQAYLRTHSMSELGDLIKMHGLKCASINAIFDLNFCTNQKWRRICEQFDFACELGDSCGADKVIVLSSERSTLPEGTTDAMIFDDTVAVLNRLADRGLPHGMNIAFEPVGTMAVGNIKTAWEIVRRIDRPEVGIVLDDFNMFLWDVGSDFDDILHIEPGKIFIAHINDAERIPFARIDQMHRCMPGDGRIDVVRYVDNLRAIDYDGVISVEVLNPGIWRKGPDVVIPEAYEKLRRYVD; translated from the coding sequence ATGGAACTGTGCTACAACCTTCAGACTTGTTCGGGTACTTCTACGATAGAAAAGGATCTTAGTCTTTGTGCGAAGGTCGGTTTCTCATCTATTGAAATAGATTTTGCCAAGGCCCAAGCGTATTTGAGAACACATTCCATGTCTGAATTGGGTGACCTCATAAAAATGCATGGTCTGAAATGTGCTTCTATTAATGCCATCTTTGATCTCAATTTTTGTACAAATCAAAAGTGGAGGCGTATTTGCGAGCAGTTCGATTTTGCTTGTGAATTGGGCGATAGCTGTGGCGCCGACAAAGTTATTGTACTTTCTAGCGAGCGCAGTACTTTGCCGGAAGGTACCACCGATGCAATGATTTTTGATGATACCGTTGCTGTTCTGAATAGACTTGCCGATAGAGGATTGCCCCATGGAATGAACATTGCATTCGAGCCTGTCGGTACAATGGCCGTAGGAAACATCAAAACTGCATGGGAGATTGTCCGTCGAATCGACAGACCCGAAGTGGGTATAGTCCTTGATGATTTTAATATGTTCTTATGGGATGTGGGATCCGATTTCGACGATATCCTTCATATAGAACCCGGTAAGATTTTTATTGCACATATTAACGATGCGGAAAGGATACCGTTTGCCAGGATCGATCAAATGCATCGCTGCATGCCTGGAGACGGTCGGATTGATGTCGTGCGCTATGTCGATAACCTGCGTGCCATTGACTACGACGGAGTGATATCTGTTGAGGTCCTTAATCCCGGAATCTGGAGAAAAGGCCCAGATGTCGTTATTCCCGAGGCCTATGAAAAGTTAAGGAGGTATGTGGACTAA